The Alteripontixanthobacter sp. genome has a window encoding:
- a CDS encoding DUF4170 domain-containing protein encodes MKEVEPKQMLHLVMGGRVSDPRNMEFADPESIHVVGVFRDYESAENAWRAQAQRTVDDAEMKYVVVHLHKLLTPKG; translated from the coding sequence ATGAAAGAAGTCGAACCGAAACAGATGCTCCACCTCGTGATGGGTGGCCGCGTGAGCGATCCGCGCAACATGGAATTTGCCGATCCGGAATCGATCCACGTGGTCGGCGTGTTCCGCGACTATGAGTCGGCCGAAAACGCCTGGCGCGCACAGGCGCAGCGCACCGTGGACGATGCCGAGATGAAATATGTGGTGGTCCACCTGCACAAGTTGCTCACGCCCAAGGGGTGA
- the greA gene encoding transcription elongation factor GreA, producing MDKIPMLAEGYEKLTADLKALRAERPKVVDAIEEARAHGDLSENAEYHAAKERQGQIEAHISDIEGKVTRAQIIDPTTLSGDRIVFGATVTLLDENDKPVKYQIVGQTEAEASRGRISYSSPLARALIGKSKGDEVEVTVPSGDKFYLVEKIEYI from the coding sequence ATGGACAAGATCCCGATGCTCGCCGAAGGCTATGAAAAGCTGACTGCGGATTTGAAGGCTCTGCGCGCGGAACGGCCCAAGGTGGTCGATGCGATCGAAGAGGCGCGGGCGCATGGCGATCTGTCCGAAAATGCGGAATATCACGCGGCAAAGGAACGCCAGGGCCAGATCGAGGCGCACATCTCCGATATCGAAGGAAAGGTGACCCGCGCGCAGATCATCGACCCGACTACGCTTTCGGGCGACCGCATCGTGTTCGGTGCCACCGTCACCTTGCTGGACGAGAACGACAAGCCGGTAAAGTATCAGATCGTCGGCCAGACCGAGGCCGAGGCGAGCAGGGGCCGCATTTCCTACAGCAGCCCCCTGGCGCGCGCACTGATCGGCAAGAGCAAGGGCGACGAGGTCGAAGTGACCGTGCCGTCCGGCGACAAGTTCTACCTTGTCGAAAAGATCGAATATATCTGA
- a CDS encoding glycosyltransferase, whose product MSDVGGPDGPAGRKLRVSYLLPQFPVPTQTFAQSDIAALEEAGHKVVVHTVKPGREDNSARKVERPSLRGALRWPGLCWRMRSAGAQVAATVLANAARAPLIAASALASLPRAMEIADAIERGRSDVVHLFWARHAALVLALLKARGSPALRSAFVGAYDLVADDFLVELTFASAEVVFSHAEVNRPFLERKAHENCATHIVHRGIPLPGPAPESERDPDLWITVSALVAAKNVKGVLHAFARARDLRPALKLQVFGDGPNRAALENLAGQLGCSDAVHFAGHVDRQEIFAAMSRAGVFLLFSKKASERLPNVVKEALWAGCMVMASDTPGIAELLPQRGIGIIVDPDDEAAVASAVQEVLQMDNAGLMERRERIRAHISEHFSADASMKRYAEIWRALLADRLARR is encoded by the coding sequence ATGAGCGATGTCGGCGGCCCGGATGGCCCGGCGGGCAGGAAGCTGCGCGTCAGCTATCTGCTGCCGCAATTCCCGGTGCCGACGCAGACCTTCGCCCAGTCGGATATCGCCGCGTTGGAGGAGGCTGGACACAAAGTTGTGGTCCACACGGTCAAGCCTGGCCGCGAAGATAACTCCGCGCGCAAAGTCGAACGGCCCAGCCTGCGCGGGGCGCTGCGCTGGCCGGGCCTGTGCTGGCGAATGCGGTCTGCGGGCGCGCAAGTTGCCGCCACGGTCCTGGCCAATGCGGCTCGCGCCCCGCTCATTGCGGCAAGCGCGCTGGCCAGCCTGCCGCGGGCAATGGAAATCGCCGACGCCATCGAACGCGGCCGCAGCGATGTCGTCCACCTGTTCTGGGCCCGGCACGCGGCATTGGTGCTGGCCTTGCTGAAAGCGCGCGGATCGCCGGCCTTGCGGAGCGCGTTTGTGGGCGCTTACGACCTGGTAGCCGACGACTTTCTGGTCGAGCTGACATTCGCCTCTGCCGAAGTGGTGTTCTCCCACGCCGAAGTGAACCGCCCGTTTCTGGAGCGCAAAGCACACGAGAACTGCGCCACCCATATCGTCCATCGCGGCATTCCGCTGCCCGGTCCGGCGCCGGAAAGCGAGCGCGATCCCGATCTTTGGATCACGGTTTCGGCGCTGGTCGCGGCAAAGAATGTGAAGGGCGTGCTGCACGCGTTCGCCCGCGCGCGCGATTTGCGGCCTGCGCTGAAATTGCAGGTCTTCGGCGATGGCCCGAATCGCGCGGCGCTGGAAAATCTTGCCGGGCAACTGGGCTGCAGCGATGCCGTCCACTTCGCAGGACATGTGGACCGGCAGGAAATCTTTGCCGCGATGAGCCGTGCCGGGGTATTTCTGCTGTTCTCCAAAAAGGCATCCGAGCGGCTCCCTAATGTGGTCAAGGAAGCATTGTGGGCAGGTTGCATGGTCATGGCATCGGATACGCCGGGCATTGCGGAATTGCTTCCGCAGCGGGGTATCGGAATTATCGTCGATCCCGACGACGAAGCTGCGGTTGCTTCAGCGGTCCAGGAGGTGCTGCAAATGGATAACGCAGGCCTGATGGAGCGCCGCGAGCGCATCCGCGCCCATATCAGCGAGCATTTTTCCGCCGATGCCTCGATGAAACGCTATGCCGAAATCTGGCGCGCGCTGCTTGCAGATCGGCTAGCGCGGCGATGA
- a CDS encoding lipopolysaccharide biosynthesis protein, which yields MESLTDEAVTNVSWQAMLLGSRLILKAAILIVLARNIPPAEFGLIAAATVITSLATDFSQFGVHRALVQRLTLTPAHIRSAFAISLITGIIAFSGIFIAAPWFTSFFRMDGVGIFIRFLSLTLLFTGIAAVSASMLQRERRFRDLGLAEFGSYLLGFGVVALPMAFAGFGAWALAAGFMTQAVSRTVAVFILHPPAIALWPRMAEARELLRTGIGFSAGQIGNFVATQVDYVIAGRYLGAEALGFYNRAYQFLLLPAQVFGTVTSTVLFPTLASIQDQPERVARAYLRTMGVIALLTLPVGGVLAVIAPELVLFLLGEQWAGMIVPFQILVVTLLFRTGYKISDAVTLATGSMYARALRHWIYAAAVAAGAYLGLDYGLAGVAAGVGAAVVLNHVLMMDLARQVTGISLSSVAWVQLRQVPGAVLLIAPLWLAVELARAAQLGSLAVLAIAAATGLATLAALWLGWRRIFGEEGAWLHDMAAARLARLFRRSRPSVTD from the coding sequence ATGGAATCGCTCACCGACGAGGCGGTCACCAATGTCTCGTGGCAGGCCATGCTGCTCGGATCGCGGCTGATCCTGAAAGCGGCCATCCTGATCGTGCTGGCGCGCAACATTCCGCCTGCCGAGTTCGGACTGATCGCTGCGGCAACAGTGATCACCAGTCTGGCCACCGATTTCAGCCAGTTCGGCGTTCACCGCGCATTGGTGCAGCGGTTGACCCTGACGCCCGCCCATATCCGCAGCGCCTTTGCGATCTCGCTCATCACCGGAATAATCGCGTTCAGCGGGATTTTTATTGCAGCGCCGTGGTTTACCTCGTTTTTCCGAATGGATGGTGTGGGTATATTCATCCGGTTCCTGTCGCTGACTCTGCTGTTTACGGGAATCGCGGCGGTTTCTGCATCGATGCTGCAGCGCGAGCGGCGGTTTCGCGACCTGGGGCTGGCCGAATTCGGCAGCTATCTGCTCGGCTTCGGGGTCGTCGCCTTGCCGATGGCTTTCGCCGGGTTCGGCGCATGGGCGCTGGCGGCAGGGTTCATGACGCAGGCGGTGTCGCGCACGGTTGCGGTATTCATCCTGCACCCGCCCGCCATCGCCCTGTGGCCGAGAATGGCGGAAGCGCGCGAATTGCTGCGCACCGGCATCGGATTTTCCGCCGGGCAGATCGGCAATTTCGTCGCCACGCAGGTCGATTATGTGATCGCGGGGCGGTATCTCGGGGCCGAGGCGCTGGGTTTCTACAACCGCGCCTACCAATTCCTGCTGCTGCCCGCGCAGGTTTTCGGCACCGTCACATCGACCGTGCTGTTCCCCACGCTTGCCTCGATACAGGACCAGCCCGAGCGTGTTGCGCGGGCCTATCTGCGCACGATGGGGGTGATCGCACTGCTGACGCTGCCGGTCGGCGGAGTGCTGGCGGTGATCGCGCCGGAACTGGTGCTGTTCCTGCTGGGCGAGCAGTGGGCAGGGATGATCGTGCCGTTCCAGATCCTGGTGGTAACGCTGCTGTTTCGCACCGGCTACAAGATCAGCGATGCGGTGACGCTGGCGACCGGATCGATGTATGCCCGCGCGCTGCGCCACTGGATATATGCCGCTGCGGTCGCCGCTGGGGCGTATCTCGGGCTGGATTACGGCCTGGCCGGGGTAGCGGCGGGCGTTGGCGCCGCGGTGGTGCTCAACCATGTGTTGATGATGGATCTGGCGCGGCAGGTCACCGGGATTTCGCTAAGCTCGGTCGCCTGGGTGCAGTTGCGGCAAGTGCCGGGGGCGGTGCTGTTGATCGCTCCGCTGTGGCTGGCGGTGGAGTTGGCGCGAGCGGCACAGCTCGGCTCGCTGGCGGTGCTGGCGATCGCGGCGGCGACAGGTTTGGCGACCTTGGCTGCACTGTGGCTGGGATGGCGACGGATATTCGGGGAAGAGGGTGCGTGGCTGCACGATATGGCAGCAGCGCGGCTGGCCAGACTGTTCAGACGTTCGCGCCCATCCGTGACCGATTGA
- a CDS encoding glycosyltransferase, translating into MIAALALAGLAAVSLLLFVWPYLVYPRLLAMLPGKPLSRRPEERSISLLFCAFNESRSLPGKLDNLRMLKARHPDLEILAFDDGSTDGSAQMLAAETDLLTLVQGGGRSGKAAGMKQLAARARGEILVFTDANVLLAPDALDRLEPYYADEAIGGVCGTLRYGEGDSVTAEVGAEYWDLDEKLRSLESASGNVIGADGSIFSIRRALYPDFPDTVLDDFTVSMHAIFGGKRLVKAPDVIAFENSVAQRGEEFRRKIRIGARAWHTHTFLRPKLQAMSRLDRFKYISRKMLRWFGGVFLMLAALFGLAALAVLSVPAALAAALLLAASVALLLRSSSGRLARIGEILVAVFGTQIGVMRAMRGETFVTWAPAASR; encoded by the coding sequence ATGATTGCGGCGCTGGCTTTGGCCGGTTTGGCAGCGGTGAGCCTGTTGCTGTTCGTCTGGCCTTATCTGGTCTACCCCCGCCTGCTTGCTATGCTGCCCGGGAAACCGCTGAGCCGCCGGCCCGAGGAGCGGTCCATTTCGCTGTTGTTTTGCGCCTTTAACGAAAGCCGCTCGCTGCCCGGCAAGCTTGATAATTTGCGGATGCTGAAAGCGCGCCATCCCGATCTGGAGATACTCGCTTTCGACGATGGGTCGACAGATGGCAGCGCGCAGATGCTGGCTGCGGAAACCGACCTGCTGACCCTGGTCCAGGGCGGGGGGCGCAGCGGCAAGGCTGCCGGAATGAAACAGCTGGCCGCCCGCGCGCGGGGCGAAATTCTCGTCTTTACCGATGCCAATGTCCTGCTGGCGCCGGATGCGCTCGACCGGCTGGAACCTTATTATGCGGACGAGGCAATCGGCGGTGTATGCGGCACGCTTCGGTATGGCGAAGGCGACAGTGTCACAGCGGAAGTCGGCGCGGAATATTGGGACCTCGACGAGAAGCTGCGCAGCCTTGAATCGGCCAGCGGCAATGTCATCGGCGCCGATGGATCGATTTTCAGCATCCGCCGCGCGCTCTATCCCGATTTTCCCGATACGGTGCTCGATGATTTCACCGTCTCGATGCACGCGATTTTCGGCGGCAAGCGGCTGGTCAAGGCGCCCGATGTGATCGCCTTCGAGAACTCCGTGGCGCAGCGCGGCGAGGAATTTCGGCGCAAGATCAGGATCGGCGCGCGGGCGTGGCACACCCACACGTTCCTGCGGCCCAAGCTGCAAGCCATGTCGCGGCTCGATCGGTTCAAATATATCTCGCGCAAGATGCTGCGCTGGTTCGGCGGCGTGTTTCTGATGTTGGCGGCGCTGTTCGGGCTGGCGGCTCTGGCGGTGCTGTCGGTCCCGGCCGCGCTTGCCGCGGCGCTATTGCTCGCGGCTAGCGTGGCTTTGCTGCTTAGAAGCAGCTCGGGCAGGTTGGCCCGTATCGGAGAGATATTGGTCGCGGTGTTCGGCACCCAGATCGGGGTGATGCGCGCGATGCGCGGGGAAACGTTCGTGACCTGGGCACCAGCAGCCTCGCGATGA
- the eno gene encoding phosphopyruvate hydratase has translation MTAILDIHAREILDSRGNPTVEVDVLLEDGSFGRAAVPSGASTGAHEAVELRDGDKDRYLGKGVTKAVDGVNGELAELLTGLDAEDQRDLDMAMIHLDGTDNKGRLGANAILGASMALAKAAAQARGMPLWAYVGGVSAHMLPVPMMNIINGGEHADNPIDIQEFMVMPVGADSITEAVRWGAEIFHTLKKGLSEKGLATAVGDEGGFAPDLASSRDALDFIMSSIEKAGFTPGDDVVLALDCAATEFYRDGKYEISGEGKSLSGDEMAAYLAKLCDDYPIRSIEDGMHEDDFEGWRALTDMIGDRVQLVGDDLFVTNPQRLRMGIEQGLANSLLVKVNQIGTLTETLEAVDIAHRAGYTCVMSHRSGETEDATIADLAVATNCGQIKTGSLARSDRLAKYNQLIRIEEELGGSAAYAGANCFG, from the coding sequence ATGACCGCCATTCTCGACATCCATGCCCGCGAAATCCTCGACAGCCGGGGCAATCCGACCGTGGAAGTCGATGTGCTGCTGGAAGATGGCAGTTTCGGCCGCGCGGCAGTGCCCAGCGGCGCTTCGACCGGCGCGCATGAGGCGGTCGAACTGCGCGATGGCGACAAGGATCGCTATCTCGGCAAGGGCGTGACTAAGGCGGTTGATGGGGTGAATGGCGAGCTGGCCGAATTGCTGACCGGACTGGATGCCGAAGACCAGCGCGATCTCGACATGGCGATGATCCACCTCGACGGCACCGACAATAAAGGCCGGCTGGGCGCGAATGCCATACTGGGTGCGAGCATGGCGCTGGCCAAGGCTGCGGCGCAGGCGCGCGGGATGCCGTTGTGGGCCTATGTCGGCGGCGTGTCGGCGCACATGCTGCCCGTGCCCATGATGAACATCATCAATGGCGGCGAACATGCCGACAACCCGATCGATATTCAGGAATTCATGGTGATGCCGGTGGGTGCGGATTCTATCACAGAGGCCGTGCGCTGGGGCGCGGAAATTTTCCACACGCTGAAAAAGGGGCTGAGCGAGAAGGGCCTTGCCACCGCCGTGGGCGATGAAGGCGGTTTCGCGCCCGATCTGGCCAGTTCGCGCGATGCGCTCGACTTCATCATGAGCAGCATCGAAAAGGCCGGTTTCACTCCGGGCGATGACGTGGTGCTGGCGCTGGATTGCGCGGCGACCGAGTTTTACCGCGACGGCAAATACGAGATTTCCGGCGAGGGCAAGTCGCTCTCCGGTGACGAAATGGCCGCCTATCTGGCCAAGCTGTGCGACGATTATCCCATCCGTTCGATCGAGGACGGCATGCACGAGGATGATTTCGAAGGTTGGCGCGCGCTGACCGACATGATCGGCGACCGGGTCCAACTGGTCGGCGACGATCTGTTCGTGACCAACCCCCAACGGCTGCGGATGGGGATCGAGCAGGGCCTGGCCAATTCGCTGCTGGTAAAGGTCAACCAGATCGGCACGCTGACCGAGACGCTGGAGGCGGTCGATATCGCGCACCGGGCAGGCTACACCTGCGTGATGTCCCACCGCAGCGGGGAAACCGAGGACGCGACCATCGCCGACCTCGCCGTTGCTACCAATTGCGGACAGATCAAGACCGGCTCGCTCGCCCGTTCGGACAGGCTCGCCAAATACAACCAGCTTATCCGGATCGAGGAAGAGTTGGGCGGCAGCGCGGCCTATGCCGGGGCCAATTGCTTCGGGTAA
- the ribH gene encoding 6,7-dimethyl-8-ribityllumazine synthase produces MARFLIVEARFYESYNDMLIAGARAVLEAAGHQAEVLTVPGALEIPGAIATVVEHGGYGGFVAVGVVIRGETYHFEIVAGESARGIMALTMDGIAIGNGILTTENEEQTLVRADPAQKNKGGEAAQAALALWKLQQRG; encoded by the coding sequence ATGGCGCGTTTTCTGATTGTCGAGGCCCGGTTTTACGAAAGCTATAACGATATGCTGATTGCCGGAGCGCGCGCGGTGCTGGAGGCTGCCGGGCATCAGGCCGAGGTGCTGACCGTTCCAGGTGCGCTGGAGATACCCGGCGCAATTGCGACCGTGGTAGAACATGGCGGCTATGGCGGGTTCGTGGCGGTGGGCGTGGTGATCCGGGGCGAAACCTATCACTTCGAGATCGTGGCCGGAGAAAGCGCGCGCGGGATCATGGCGCTGACGATGGACGGGATCGCGATTGGCAACGGTATCCTGACGACCGAGAACGAAGAACAGACCCTCGTACGCGCCGACCCTGCGCAGAAAAACAAGGGCGGAGAGGCGGCGCAGGCCGCGCTGGCCCTGTGGAAGCTCCAGCAACGCGGTTGA
- a CDS encoding polysaccharide biosynthesis tyrosine autokinase — MSGDVIAAPPPTDLREDAGRPRSARATPLQQLWAVLYRQRWVIALSLLGALLLGFAITAYLPEKFVATSSVQLEQQTPQVIDAPGLDPEPEDANRFLQTQLDRVRSRQIAMQVARSARVEQSPAILAAIGIDTDGPVRLDETIIPALQERVSADLGLNTRLAQISFISRDAEVSALLANAYAEALIASNLAGKIDTSQRAQEYLTEQLAEAKQKLEDSERNALAYARNAGLTGAAAPGAENAISEPAQQLGQLTNSLAAATARRIDAQQQWQQMQSVSPMVIPDVQQNRAIQELMAQKAQFQAALAEDLERHTEEYPTVAATRSQIAGLDREIRQTAANIKESFRQSYQSALRQERQLESTIAGLRNRALNESERGIEYNTLERDVEINRVSYDGLLQRLREISAASGAPSTNVTLVDRAEPPVNPVSPSLLWNLALASLCGLTIGMGIALLRETMFNTVRTAADIENATGLPLLGAVPAATGGSVGKALADRRSAQSEAYHSIAASLQKAGAEGLPKTLLLTSSQANEGKSTSTLGLARGLVTLGHRVLVINGDLRNPSPGPGFAEALAGKVHPFKAIRKRGEKGFWMMDSGDAGGDPVGLLARNRVAKVLDAVSPKVDVVLIDGPPILGLADAPLLADNVEAVAIVIQSGRNDAAKIDAALARLPAARVIGALLTQVDARSAASEYGNRDLYDYGSDHRIRA; from the coding sequence ATGAGCGGCGACGTTATCGCAGCCCCTCCTCCTACCGATCTTCGGGAGGACGCTGGCAGGCCGCGCAGCGCGCGCGCAACCCCGCTCCAGCAATTATGGGCGGTGCTGTACCGTCAGCGCTGGGTGATCGCCCTATCGCTGCTCGGCGCATTGCTGCTCGGCTTTGCGATCACCGCCTATCTGCCCGAGAAATTCGTCGCCACATCTTCGGTGCAACTGGAGCAGCAGACCCCGCAGGTAATCGATGCACCGGGCCTCGATCCGGAGCCGGAGGATGCCAATCGGTTCCTCCAGACCCAGCTCGACCGGGTGCGTAGCCGCCAGATCGCGATGCAGGTGGCACGCTCCGCGCGGGTGGAGCAGAGCCCCGCCATCCTGGCGGCGATCGGTATCGATACCGATGGGCCGGTCCGGCTGGATGAAACCATCATTCCCGCATTGCAGGAACGGGTATCCGCCGATCTCGGGCTGAACACGCGGCTGGCACAGATATCGTTCATCAGCCGCGATGCGGAAGTTTCGGCGCTGCTGGCCAATGCCTATGCCGAGGCGCTGATCGCTTCCAATCTTGCCGGCAAGATCGATACATCGCAGCGGGCGCAGGAATATCTGACCGAGCAGTTGGCCGAAGCCAAGCAGAAGCTGGAGGATTCGGAACGCAATGCACTGGCCTATGCCCGCAATGCCGGCCTGACCGGAGCGGCAGCTCCCGGCGCGGAAAATGCCATCTCCGAACCTGCGCAGCAGTTGGGGCAACTCACCAACTCGCTGGCAGCGGCCACCGCGCGCCGGATCGATGCACAGCAGCAATGGCAGCAGATGCAAAGCGTGTCGCCGATGGTCATTCCCGATGTCCAGCAGAACCGTGCTATCCAGGAATTGATGGCGCAAAAGGCTCAGTTCCAGGCTGCGCTGGCGGAGGATCTGGAGCGCCACACCGAAGAATATCCTACGGTCGCCGCAACCCGTTCGCAAATTGCTGGGCTGGACCGGGAAATCCGCCAGACCGCCGCGAATATCAAGGAATCCTTCCGCCAGAGTTATCAGAGCGCGCTGCGCCAGGAACGCCAGCTGGAATCGACCATTGCGGGCCTGCGCAACCGCGCGTTGAACGAGAGCGAGCGCGGGATCGAATACAACACGCTGGAACGCGACGTGGAAATCAACCGGGTGTCCTATGACGGCCTGTTGCAGCGGCTGCGCGAGATATCGGCCGCATCGGGGGCTCCATCGACAAACGTAACGCTGGTCGACCGGGCCGAGCCGCCGGTCAATCCGGTATCGCCCAGCCTGCTGTGGAACCTGGCGCTGGCGAGCCTGTGCGGCTTGACCATCGGTATGGGTATCGCCCTGCTGCGCGAGACGATGTTCAACACGGTCCGGACTGCCGCCGATATCGAAAACGCCACCGGCCTGCCGCTCTTGGGGGCGGTCCCGGCCGCTACCGGTGGTTCGGTGGGCAAGGCGCTGGCCGATCGCCGGTCTGCCCAATCGGAGGCATATCATTCGATTGCCGCGAGCCTGCAAAAGGCCGGAGCCGAAGGCCTGCCCAAGACGCTGTTGCTGACGAGCAGCCAGGCCAATGAAGGCAAGTCCACATCGACCTTGGGATTGGCGCGCGGCCTTGTAACGCTCGGCCACCGGGTGCTCGTCATCAATGGCGATCTGCGCAATCCTTCGCCCGGACCCGGCTTTGCCGAAGCGCTGGCGGGCAAGGTCCATCCCTTCAAGGCCATCCGCAAGCGCGGCGAAAAGGGGTTCTGGATGATGGATTCGGGCGATGCGGGCGGCGATCCGGTCGGCCTGCTTGCCAGGAACCGGGTTGCCAAAGTGCTCGATGCCGTATCGCCGAAGGTCGACGTGGTGCTGATCGACGGGCCGCCTATACTGGGCCTCGCCGACGCGCCGCTGCTGGCCGATAATGTCGAGGCGGTGGCGATAGTCATCCAGTCGGGCCGCAACGATGCCGCGAAGATCGATGCCGCGCTGGCGCGATTGCCCGCAGCGCGGGTGATCGGGGCGCTGTTGACGCAGGTCGATGCTCGCAGCGCAGCCAGCGAATATGGCAACCGTGATTTATACGATTACGGAAGCGACCACCGGATCCGCGCATGA
- a CDS encoding phage holin family protein, with translation MNDQPLPGRQDGMTAPEAAPPQPEPPEPRSLTEDLEALYEDGKTYVEAELAFQKTRARYAGRKIRNGFAFALAALAFLHLALLGLTVGLVIALAPLVGPWLATAIVTLSMLLIGTVLGLAARKRFSHLSGHFGSSDDE, from the coding sequence ATGAACGACCAGCCCCTGCCAGGCAGGCAGGACGGCATGACCGCGCCTGAGGCGGCTCCGCCACAACCGGAGCCGCCCGAGCCGCGTTCGCTGACCGAAGATCTGGAAGCGCTCTACGAGGACGGCAAGACCTACGTCGAAGCCGAACTCGCGTTCCAGAAGACTCGCGCGCGTTATGCTGGCCGCAAGATCCGCAACGGGTTTGCTTTTGCGCTGGCCGCATTGGCCTTCCTGCATCTTGCGCTGCTGGGCCTGACGGTCGGGCTGGTCATCGCGCTCGCCCCGCTCGTCGGTCCATGGCTTGCCACCGCGATCGTGACGCTTTCGATGCTTCTGATCGGAACCGTTCTGGGGCTCGCGGCACGCAAGCGCTTTTCCCATCTGTCCGGCCATTTCGGGAGCAGCGACGATGAGTAA